In the Manis javanica isolate MJ-LG chromosome 12, MJ_LKY, whole genome shotgun sequence genome, one interval contains:
- the GPR35 gene encoding G-protein coupled receptor 35 isoform X2 — MNSSNCSSSELAWPRAVTYVLYTYTSLLLVLGLALNGVALWVLCHRLQQWTETRVYMANLAVSDLCLLCTLPFFLHSLRSTVDTPLCQLSQGIYLANRYMSIGLVTAIAVDRYVALQHPLRARGLRSPRQALAVCAGLWVLVVGSLVLRWVLAVQEGSFCFSNRSQQSSNTVVFSLLGFYLPLAVLVFCSLQVVAALGQRPATDASQGEATRRAARMVWANLAVFVVCFLPLHVVLTVSLAMSLRTCTVFRALFIASKLSDANCCLDAICYYYMAKEFQEAQASPTAKAHKSQDSVCVTLA; from the coding sequence ATGAACAGCAGCAACTGCAGCTCCAGTGAGCTCGCCTGGCCCCGGGCGGTCACGTACGTCCTCTACACCTACACGAGCCTGCTGCTGGTGCTGGGCCTGGCGCTCAACGGCGTGGCGCTCTGGGTGCTGTGCCACCGCCTGCAGCAGTGGACGGAGACCCGCGTCTACATGGCCAACCTGGCCGTGTCCGACCTCTGCCTGCTCTGCACCCTGCCCTTCTTCCTGCACTCTCTGAGGAGCACTGTGGACACACCGCTCTGCCAGCTCTCCCAGGGCATCTAcctggccaacaggtacatgagcATCGGCCTGGTCACGGCCATCGCTGTGGACCGCTACGTGGCCCTGCAGCACCCGCTGCGTGCCCGCGGGCTCCGCTCCCCGCGGCAGGCCCTGGCCGTGTGTGCAGGGCTCTGGGTGCTGGTGGTCGGCTCCCTGGTGCTTCGCTGGGTCCTGGCGGTCCAGGAGGGCAGTTTCTGTTTCTCGAACCGCTCCCAGCAAAGCTCCAACACCGTGGTCTTCTCGCTGCTGGGATTCTACCTGCCGCTGGCCGTGCTGGTCTTCTGCTCTCTGCAGGTTGTGGCCGCCCTGGGTCAGAGGCCAGCCACTGATGCCAGCCAGGGCGAGGCCACCCGGAGAGCCGCCCGCATGGTCTGGGCGAACCTGGCTGTGTTTGTGGTCTGTTTCTTGCCTTTGCACGTGGTGCTGACCGTGAGCTTGGCCATGAGCCTGCGCACGTGCACCGTCTTCCGTGCCCTTTTCATCGCCAGCAAGCTCTCAGACGCTAACTGCTGCCTGGACGCCATCTGCTATTACTATATGGCCAAGGAGTTCCAGGAGGCGCAGGCCAGCCCCACCGCCAAGGCCCACAAAAGCCAGGACTCTGTGTGTGTGACCCTGGCCTAG
- the LOC108383838 gene encoding LOW QUALITY PROTEIN: aquaporin-12 (The sequence of the model RefSeq protein was modified relative to this genomic sequence to represent the inferred CDS: inserted 3 bases in 3 codons; deleted 1 base in 1 codon) translates to MHRQSQGRLPKWGHEPGAGSCHDAPVQSHRAGACACGCRVAGAPGLLVQLEWGPRCGTPRAGPAAPSLRPCPVCPAQGPGEHQAMAGLNVSLSFFFVTVALCQVARRXSKAPFSAGAYTSFAREAAGAAQSGVCCLALPMSAEIRPWAGGFSPHLLLTLLFLPLLAHRVTFEGASASPAVSLQELLLAEASLPSMLLKLXAQGLGVQVACTLTWLPWAWELSDLHVXQSPLDARHRSALHTTVPHGALLESAYPFHLTLLHLQSSLPVMHRAPAVALLGTIMAYTGEPRRHRDRGGHSWGPRPWQSCPSWPGLSRLQAVPFIPEGLHWAAGAVLQGPAQPLACQPLCLLSPLPRVWVPSSRPASPHSSLGPTCL, encoded by the exons ATGCACAGGCAGAGCCAGGGACGCTTGCCCAAGTGGGGACATGAGCCAGGTGCGGGGAGCTGCCATGATGCGCCTGTGCAGAGTCACAGGGCAGGTGCCTGTGCATGTGGCTGCAGAGTTGCTGGAGCTCCAGGCCTGCTCGTGCAGCTGGAGTGGGGGCCCAGGTGTGGCACTCCCAGGGCCGGCCCAGCTGCGCcctccctcaggccctgccctgtCTGTCCGGCTCAGGGCCCTGGGGAGCACCAGGCAATGGCTGGTCTGAACGTGTCCCTGTCCTTCTTCTTTGTCACTGTTGCCCTCTGCCAGGTGGCCAGGA CATCCAAGGCCCCGTTCTCAGCAGGCGCCTACACCAGCTTTGCCCGGGAGGCTGCAGGTGCAGCCCAGTCGGGGGTCTGCTGCCTGGCGCTGCCGATGTCGGCGGAGatcaggccctgggctgggggcttCAGCCCCCACCTGCTGCTGACGCTGCTCTTCCTGCCCCTCCTGGCGCACAGGGTGACCTTCGAAGGGGCCTCGGCCAGCCCCGCCGTGTCCCTGCAAGAGCTCCTTCTAGCCGAGGCCTCTCTGCCCAGCATGCTGCTGAAGC TGGCCCAGGGGCTGGGCGTGCAGGTGGCCTGCACCCTGAcctggctgccctgggcctgGGAGCTCAGCGACCTGCACG CTCAGAGCCCCCTGGATGCACGCCACCGCTCGGCCCTGCACACCACTGTGCCCCACGGGGCGCTGCTGGAGAGCGCCTACCCCTTCCATCTGaccctcctccacctccagagCAGCCTGCCCGTC ATGCACAGGGCGCCCGCCGTGGCCCTGCTGGGCACCATCATGGCCTACACAGGTGAGCCAAGGAGGCACAGAGACCGGGGTGGCCATTCCTGGGGACCCAGGCCCTGGCAGAGCTGTCCTTCCTGGCCAGGCCTCTCCAGGCTCCAAGCTGTCCCATTCATCCCAGAAGGTCTCCACTGGGCGGCTGGGGCAGTTCTGCAGGGCCCGGCCCAGCCTCTGGCCTGCCAACCCCTATGTCTCCTGTCACCCCTTCCGAGAGTGTGGGTCCCATCATCCCggcctgcctctccccactcctCACTTGGCCCCACATGTCTCTAA